CCCCATTAAACAGGATGAAGAAGAATGTAAAGTTGTTGGGCTAAAAGTGCTTGTTTACAGCCAGTCTTACTCATCACACTTCAGTACTTCCTCTTGATTCATGAAAGGGTTTTGGTTGTTTACTGGCAGTCTGCTCCTCTATTGTTTAGCTTGGAGCAgtagaaaaaaatctgcttcatTCTTGACCAACATCTCCATCTAGAGGAGTTGGAAATTATAGCATCTATTCTTTTACTGTACCTGTCCTATTACATTTGGCTAGTTTTAAAagagtgtgtgctttttgtgtgCTCCTTTTCTGCTCTGACCAATAAATATACTTTAATCACAGTGTGGTAGTTAATTGTACTTCAGCAAAGCTGGTTGGGGAGATTGGGACAACATGAGCcactttttaaatttgatgACTTTACTGCACCGGAAGTttatttcaaggattcaaggagctttattgtcatttcacacatgtagaaacatgaggtgcAACAAAATTTGTTTCCCTGGTGCCGGTATAACCTACAGAATGCGTAAATACTATAactaataaaacaacactatataaatataaaaacaaccagaataaaaaaatataaaattatttctagaagaagaagaatttgcttcaaataataataatgttaactAGGTCCCTTTCCATAAACTCAATGGACCTCCGCTGTGACACTTGCCTTGCTTCTCTTTTAGAACATCAAAGAAGATGACCTATCTGTAATCCTTTTGGTCTCTTTTGCTGTCCTGATCTTATATGTAGAATATTAAgacataatatttaaataatactTCAACTTTTGGGGGGTAAGTTGAATCACTGACTCAGCTTCAACCAACTTCACCAGCATGTTTTACCCCACAACCtccattttgacaaaaatgtttatgtttgtgagTTTGTCTTGTAGTTTACACTGCCTTAACCATGCAGTAATGTCCAAAACTATCTTTTAATTTAGATTATAGACTGATAATTTTAGTGACATGATGAAGTCACTTAGCATGGCAAAAATCTTTTTGCTCTTGTTTGCAAGCAACTCACTCCATGAGCTTGAGTCCTAATTGTATTGAGTAATATGAACTACTTCCTTAACTTATGGTCACatgattactttattttttttctcctggttGCCTAGATACGGAGAAGGGGCGGCTCCTTTTACCCTCCGGTGTGACTTACCCCATCTCACCCTAAACCACTTTTTCGTACAGCAGTTTAGATAGCGGTAGATAGTTActttattgaaaagaaaaaaaaaagattactcCTAAATCTCTCTGCATGTAGCACAGCTGGTTACAGAAGCGGAAATCCTGTGTGAACGTGGTGTTTTAATAAGAAAGCTATTTGCGCTAAAGGTCgttgcaagaaaaagaaatgaaacaaaacaacattccACAAATGTCTACAGCTATCTAACCACAACAGCGGATGCTAGATAACACTGCTGCAAATCATAATCTAAGTAGTCCGGCTGTGTTTgtagagggaggggaggggaggggagggggggtctgGCAGTTTGGTGTGGGAGAGACCTTGGGAAGGCAGTTTTGATgtagctgagaaaaaaaaatactacgTCTCCCTGTCAGACTGCACGGGTGTTTACACTTTGACTGCACTGAGCCAGTGTCCACAGCCTGTACATTACACCACAGCACGACGAGCTCACCGTCACATGCTGCTGCGAGGGGGAGAAATGCGCTTGATTCACAGTTCATTAGGAAATCGTGTTTTATGTCATAAACTGCATAAGAGTCATCTGCTACTGCTGTACTGTAGTAGCTCCATTTGGGCCGTTTACCTCAGAGCAGGGCGGCACAGATTCTTTTTAGGAGTAAACTTAGGCTCACACCAGCACTCCGCCCCCCTCACTTAGGCTCTCATTGCTGACTGGGACGAGTCCGAGGAGGTACAGACCTACTTGGTGCAGCTTAGTACTGAAGAATTTCCACAGAATGCAACACTGAAtagttttggtttaatttttcttttctacctGTAAAGAAACTTTTGCATTTCACGTTCTCCGTTTCGGCTGGAGTAATTAGTGGTAAAGTGAGTGTAACTTTTGGCAAAGTTCGTCTCGCTGGGAGAAGATAAAGTCTGAACTCACGTTTGAGTCCATTGCTGAGGCTGATTCACggtaagtttaaaaaaaaaaatgtccaaatttaTATCTTTGAGATCAATGCATTTCCCCAGATACAGTGTCCATATCATTGCGtctggaaatgaaaagcttAGACAGCTAAAATGGGCAGGTTAAGACTCCAAACATGCATTTCTGTGTCCACATGATGTTTTTGTCATGCAGTTTTGTGTTCTTGTCTTGTTGAGTAGCTGGGTGCCCCAAACACAACcccccaccagcagcagcagcagcagcagcttcagactGACTGCCCCACTGAACATAAGGCCATTTAATTACTCACAGtccctgctgaagctgctctcaCAAAGTTCAGTACACAAGCCCTACGTGGGGTTTTTTACGACTATATTATTTATTACCTTTATGTTTGCTCGTGtctaagccttttttttttccatcttcatCTCCGTTTGCGCGGTGGTGACCCTTCCTAGAAAATGCCACGCCATCTGAGGAGTTCAGCCGAGTTTAGTTGACGCTGCTGGAATCACCGAAGCCAACAATTTAGGAAAATGATCTTTAGCCTTTATCACTTTAATTGGCGAGAACAACGTGAACCCGAAGAGGGACACTTAAAAAAAGACCTGACCAGCATTGTCTTCTGCAATTAGCCTGTCAGTCTCGATAGAAATGAGCCACGGGCAGTTTTAATTATCACCAGGCCTCTGGTCCGTCTCTCACGGTTTGTCTGAGGGAAACAAAAACGTGTAATTTGAAGAAGCTTCTTGTATTTAAACACAGATATATGTGTGGGCTTACCTTACAAGAGTTGTAAGCAatccccccccctttttttttaattacaaattgTCCGTGTCAGTCATTCTTTATTATAATCCATAgtaattaattttttaagtGTTGCTTTATGTGCATCTTTCATGTCTCATCATTATATTCATCCATATCACTCAAAAGACTAACAAACAAGATTATTGGATTGGCTCTTGTTAGAAATAACTCaccctgtgtttgtttgattaaaCCTGATTGGCAGGCCTTTGTTGTTAATCCTGCTTGCAGGGTTGAAGTGTTCATTTCTCTCCACTCAAGCGCCATGTTCACACCCCCTGCTTTAGTCATGCATAAATCCACAGCATTGCTCTGGGCCGGGGAGGGGAACCATGGCTTTGCTAACGTAGGCTTTGATCTCTGCAATGCAAAACATTCTTATTCCATGGCTTAGATTATCACTGTAGAGCTCCGTGTTACCTGcattacatttgttgttgttttaatgctATAAGAaggctgtgaaaacaacaacactgcagccactaTCTGCTCATGCAGTGGTGCTAAATTGTGGACCTTGTGCATGTCTTGAGCCCAGTCATGTGTCTGGTTGTGGAGCCTCTGCCTGCAAACATGGGTGTAATAGAATCTCAAAGAATGTCCTGGATAATATATAGACAGAAAAATAGCTCCACGAGGTTCCAAACAAGATGACCTAGTAAATCCGAATCCACTGACCAAATACTACATGCAACTCAACACCAGCCTTGCCTTGCACGTCTTCACTGCCAAGCCCCAAGTACCCAGCCTGAAATAGACCCTCTCCTTTAACCCCAGAGTCAGAAGGCCATATAATTACGAAACATGTACCTGATCCTGTTATGCGTCTAGCCGCGATGGAGCTCTGGATCCCTCCCGTGCATGCTCTCTAACCCTTAAAGGGGCAAAATTCAGTTTACCTGTCATGAGTAAAGTACTCATCCTGTGAAATGGTTTTATTATCCTTTGCGGCTCTAGAGGAAGCTTTcaaaagttggaaaaaaaaaaaataatgcaccACTTTGCTCTGTTTCATTATGAGGAATTTTggattcagtgtttttggagATTGGCCTGCACACGGGACTAAAAATCACAATATCCCAGCCTCTGTTGCCTTGATTTTAACTTCGCCTTCGCCCTCCCCCCAATCTCATATTAAGCTGCAGTACTTACTGTTCTGGAAAACAACCACCAGCCCTCACTAACTTAAACTGGCTGCTTGGTATGTTCTTAGAGGTATTAGAGGTGAGCTGCTCAAGTTTTTGAGAACAGGCTTCCTTCTgttcagtcacagtcacagttgtTATTTAAGATAAGTTATTTTAGTCTGAATGGAGTCAGTGTATCTCAAAGTTGATCTGTAACTCACATAAAAAAGCCTCAACTTCCTGTCAGCCCAGCACATTAAAACAGCAGTGACCCCAAAATGCTAGCACGCAGCCTCTACGGGATTAATTATCTTTTTTGACACATAGTTTTTAATAAGTTTCGTGGTTGTCTGCTTCTTATCAACAGGTACAATGGATCTTGTGGTGTTGGTCGCTTTCAGCTCCTGGCTGACTCCTGCACTCGGTGAGCATCCCTTTCACTTAACTTTCAGCGGCTCTACATGCTTCCCCTTTTCTTTAGTTTTGATTTAAGCTCCTTGATGTTAAACAAGCTGATGTGTCTGTATGACAGGATCGGCTTTTGGCAGGGAAGTGTTAGGTAAGTTTCCTGCATTAGAGTGGTCACTGACAATGCATGGCCATTtgatttgttgatatttttggttTTCGCTTCTCATTTGTTGGGTATGGCTGTTTGCCATGTGctcttttttttggtctgaTGTGTATTAAATGCCTTGTCTTAATGTTAGCACTGCAGGGATATTGTTTTCAGTATAATTTCCGTTTAATATATTCCATTTTGAATcatttcatgtcagtgtttcGCTGTGACAAAAGGTCATGTCAGAATAGTGTAAATGTTTCCTTTAACTGCAGTTTAAGAATCATTTATTCAGACTCCTGCCAAGTTTTCCATTGCTAATGCAGGTCCTGGGCTTTGGTTCGTTCCTCTGTGTGCCCTGCATGCCATCAGCTGAGCTTGATGTTAAGCTGATGTGCCTACACTGAGGCTTTTGTTATCTGCTCTGACACTTGGGTCTGTTAGAGTTAGATCTTATTTTCAAAGGCTTGTCAGCACCAATAtggtaaaatatgttttgcttcACTGAGGAAGGGACTAACATTGGTACTCACTGCCTGATAAGGAGGTGAAAGTTAACTCTGTAGTAGATGGATGTGGAGTGCAAAAAATATTGTTTACCTCTGGGTTTCAGCTGTTTCATACTTACTTGGAACAGTTTATGTCAGATATTTTTGAATCACATACATCAAAGACATGATTCATTAGTGGGTGCCAGAAAAATCTGTTAACTTTTAGCACCTGAATTCATAATTGATTAGCTGTTTTAAATAAGTTGAAAATAGTAATCTGATTCAACAGATTAACTGTAAATGCCTgacatttaaaactgctgttgaACAATATGTCAAATGTTTTGCTGAGTACCGTAGGAAATAACATATTAATGATATGAAATGTTTCTTAGTCCAGTTGAAAAGCACTTATGTAACCTCCAACGTGCTACTCTGAGGTTATTTTATTACACTGGTGCTCATATAAACCATGTGTCTTCATCATTATACCAGCTCAAGTTGTTTCTTAAATTACCCTGGTTGTTTCCTTGATGTCACTGAACGCAATACATAAATGGTGATTCAGCTTGTTACTGAGCTCAGTGTGCTTTCTAGCAAGATTACAAGACTGGAGCAGAACATGAAGGCAGCCAACATGTTTTTCCATGCAGGAGAAGAGAAGTTATAGGACCTACGGGGCTGTACTTATTCGTAACAGCTCGCAGAATAGCTCAGATCAGGGCGATGcggtgaaaacacacagcaggaaacaaTGGTACAGGTTGTAGAAGCAtacagtctgacattttattttgtgttgtacTTCTGTTGGTGGAGAATGTGACTGTGCTGGAAATTCAGCTTATTAACAGCAGTAGGGCTGTACAAAGCTTCAGACTGTAGTTCATAAAGTTGACAAATCAAATTCttattaacttttttttgcACGTCTATACATTCTGTTTAAACCCAGTATTTCTGCCCAGTTGCTAATAATATTAGGTTTCACTAATAAAATTTGTAGAATTGGATTTCAGTGATGGCGGCATAGgaattttttctttctggtaCTTCATTCAGACTGAGGATTTTGTTTCACCTTGCCTCAGAAAAAGCTTTAAATGTGAAGGTATGACAGGCTTAAAGGTTAGTGACACACACTGTTGGAGATGTTGATACTTCTTGTGGCCCTAAGAAGCTTTTGAAGCTTTTTCTGCAGGACTGATTCTCATCATTATTACATCCTACAGGCTGGTAACACTTTCATATATGTAAAAGCTGGGGTTCGATGCTCACTTTGTTGGCTTCTCTGGATTGTGAAGTTGCCCTGCTCCCATCATTTCTGCCATTTGCAGACGTGCACTTCCACCACCATGTGAATGTCTTACAAAGACTGATTGTTCTTATTTCTCCACAGCTTCAGCGGCAGATAAGGACAAAGGTGGGTATTATTTGGACAGAAGCTTAAAAAACTCAAATTAAGATAAGCTGCATTCTCACTTTAGCTGGCATGTAAATTGGGGGCTGGCATCAGACTGGCTAATGACTAGATGAATGACTGAGGCCCTAAAACTGCTGAATAGCTGTCACATCCTGAGTACTCTCTGAAGTGTGTCAGTGGGTAAATCTGCTTCtcatttgtttcctctctctgttctctcctgCCAGACTATGACAGTGCTTTTCATTACGGTGAGTGTCCAGCAGATGAACGCCGTATTTTAATGGCCAACCCTCTACACAGGAAACATCTGGGAGATTGAGGAGCTGGCATTTTCCGCTTGTTTTTCCTGAAGTGATGGAAAACTTCCACCCCAAGGCCAAGCTTTTGGAGTAGTCCCACTGCAAATACTTCTAATCCAGTCCATTGAGTTGTAGACTAGGTTTTCAGTCCATCCAAGGCAAGAAAGTGCACAGAATTGctcaattgattttttttattattaatacacCTACCATCAATTCTGTACTTGTTATTTTGGCAAATagacagtttcagttttagccGCTGTCTATGCCCTTTTGGAAGACCAATAAAGCAGTGGTTCACAGCCTAGGGGTCAGGATATCTCAAGGGATAGGAAAGAAAGAATCTGTTTCTGCTATTTGTCTCAGACTTCAATCTGTTTcgtattttttcttttgaggttATGGTTACTTTTATCTTTCTGGGTCTCCAGAAATTTGTAATTAAACCACCtctgaggaaaaaatgaaaaatgtttccagGTTTGTTTAATTGgaccacaagaaaaaaatgcttgtgaACCACTGCACTAAGGAATTAAAAAAGCCTGCAAGAAGAGAACGTATGCAGTTTCTGAATGTATTTAACTtcttcacaaagaaaaaaattgttctGGTCAGTGTTATATGCTGTGGTCATGCTAATGCATTCAGGTTTTTTGCCATCTTGAGAGCAAACATTCAAACAAGCATTCAAACAAAGCTGTGATCCCGTTTGTAGTGGTTACAACGTGATGTTAGCACTATGGGGGGAAGTCTGTAAGTTTAGCTAATCATACTTTAACACCTACCCCCTTCTACCTTGAGTTATCCAGTCTTTCTGGGACAGACAACAGCAGAGTTTGAGTTGACCACAGTATTTCCAGTTTTGGTGACTGCAGCTCCCAGGAATTTGTGGTCTCCCAACATAACAGTTAGTGGCCTACAGAATATTTCTGCAATGCTGCTCTTGAATCAGAATGTGGTAAAAAGGCCACAAAAGCCTTTTGAATTAGTTAGGTTTTATATCTCAAAACATTCAGATGTGACCATTCTCCTCTGCAAACACTATAAATtatctttgtttcatttcagattatGAATCTCTGAGAATCGGTGGCTTGGTTTTCGCAGTGGTACTATTCCTCCTGGGTATCGCCCTCATTGTCAGTAAGTAGGCAGCACAAATGTattgagtgagtgtgagtgggtTGACTCTGTGATCCCTGTATGTGTGAGTTGACCTCACACTCTCCCAAATTCATGCTTTGCTGCTAAAGAaacactttgtctctctcagaTGTCTGGAAAGGAACCTCGAAACTTTTGTAATCACAGCGATTTGCCCTTTATATCTTAACCCCCTTCTCACCAACAGTGTCCTTCCAACGTTCCTCCTACTACCTGCCAGCACATGCTGTTACAGCCAGTGGTAGCCCCGAAACCCAAACCAACCAATAAATAATTCAATAGAACCCACACCCATGccactttttcctcttcacttctgTCAGTCAAAATCTCTGTGGATTCCCAGCTGCACTCTGTGAAGTAATATGAACAGTGGTTATAtgagttattattattatatgagTCATTAAAGTGACTTAATAAAAACCACCAATTGAATGTACTTTGAATTTATTACTTGCCTTTGAAAGACACAAGCTGTTATCCAAATGTAAACAGAGCATCATGCTGTCAAAAACTACTTTTAGGTTAGCATATGTCGATATGCTTCAGCCTGATATGGTTTTAAATGGGTCTGACTGATGCTTTTGGGTTTTAAATGGCAACTGTTGAATTGATGAAAATATAACATCTGAAAGAAGCAGAtgaagaatttccctccagggattaataaaggaattaataataataataataataataataataataataataagggattaataaaggaattctgattctgattctgattctgaaacaaATTTGATAAACACTCGTGAAAGTACAACATCAAATGCTCCCAGGCGCAGAAGCAACTACATCCAACAGGCAGAGTGTAAAACAGGACTTAAAGAGAGCAAAACTTATTGTGTAGCAtttaaaatactgcattttggcttaaaaaaaaagaaacagaacacCATCGACTGATAGATTTGGTACCTTCCTGTGTTAAAGTGAGTGAATAAAGCTTGAGTTTTATCTTTCAAGATCCTCACAGCTTTATTCTTAGTCCTTGGAGTATGTAGGTCACAGACTGGTCTGGGATTTCCCAGCTACCAACTTTATTAACGAGTATGTGATAACATCAACCAATACGATACTCCTCACGCTCCATGTGGACAAAAACGGGCTGCCTCACTTTAGTTTTCGTTCAAACTCTTTTGTAGACTAGCACATAATGTTAATGCTGCTAGCTGGAAGGTATTCAACACACTGTATTTCTGCCTAAGTTTAATGGCTGaattttcactgtaatttagATATATGAATATAGTCTTGAGCTTGGGCCAGTAAGCTGCAAGCTCATAAGGCTTCCCGAGGCTTGCAGCCCAGATGGGCTTACTGGCACAAGCTCAACACTGTATTCATGTACCTAATAAGGCTTCCAGAAACCTCTGCTTCTTTTCAGAGGTGTTGGGAGTGGGTGTTGGGGTACACCTCTGACTGTTATATTTGCATAcactctttttttgtcatttcacataTCCCTTTTCTCACAGTTTCAGATGCATATAATTATAATTCTTGTGTTTTCCCCTAAAACAGGCCGAAAATGTAGCTGCTCAAAGAGTGACAAGTCAAGGTGAGTCAAGTCAAAgtctgattaattaattgagGTTAATTCATTAAGTTATGCAACCAGCTTTAGATCATTTTGTTGCACAAGTCgttttgattttaaatgcagTTGTAAAATTGCATGTAACATGCATGTTTCATCATCTGTTAATTTTCTTCAGACCAAGGGGTCCTGATGTGGAATCAGGTGTTCCAAGGggtaaatacatttaatttttctATAATGACTGTGATTGTTAAATACCTGTCAAGTAGAtcaattatcatttttttttctccttgcaAAATACTAATCTAAAATTCTTTCTGCAGCTTAGGAGATGCGTAGATAAGGAGCAGTGGACATCTGGTAAGTGTCTTATAAACATTTCTGGGCCTGTTTTCCGCAAAAGGAAGTTGAAAGAGATCACACTCGATatattctgtctcttttccacAGTGTTACTGACCGGCCATTAGGTGGCAGCAAATCCTTTGATCACAGCTGAGGACAATCTTTCTATGAACACATGAAACTTCGTTCAATTTCACAATgatgcttattttattttatttttttaaaatgtttttatcatcaaTAACTTTTACTAAATAATGTGCCAACTTTATATGGTGACAGTAATGTGAttatcatttgtatttttttgactttcagattgatgcaaaacaaataaacaaaacgtGTTTGAACAAAACGTTTCTTTCCCTCATGCGTCATTATTTGGTTTTCTCTGCCATTAGAAGTGGACCAGTGAACAGCCCTCTGTAATGCTGCATCCCTGCTTCTGCTGACGCTGCAGTCAGTGCTGCTACACCTCTAGTAGTAACTTGCAACACTGAGAGTGTGAATGATTTATGTGCTGCATTATGCGGCTCTTGCAGAAGGCTGTCTTTAAGGGAACACTTAATTTTACCTATCTCTGTATGCAGTGCTGTTCACTTGCAGATTTTCCTTCAGTGTGAGTCTGGCAGCCTCTGTGAATTTAAAAAGCTGTGCATGCAGGCTGTATTTTCTCCCTGGAGTTGCAGGAGCGGGTTGACTGCACTGCACAAAAGACAGCACCCGAGACAGAAAATGGTGCATTCTGGACATGCAAGCTCACTTGTATGTCATTTAAAAAGTAGCATATGTTGAGTACAATAAGTAAGAAATTGCCAGGAAACTTGGAAGAAAAGCCACATCCTTAAATATGTCTCACCCATGAAGTAACAACCCCTCCATGTGCTCATTTGTGACTGTGGTATGCATTAGGTTTGAAAGGATTCCTCGTTTAGTCTTACATTCTTTGTAGGAAGATTACATTAGCTGTGTACCTTACTATTTACCCTAACTTTGGGCTACTGTGGTGACCCACTATCCACTATTCTTCACCCTCTGGCAGTTTTGTCACAGATCTACCACTGTGAATGCAGTGATTCGCTGCGACCACCAGAGGGTCCCTGCTGAGTTCACTGCTGAAACTGTTCTGCCAGCTGTCCTGTACAGCTGTATCCAACCTTAAACCGCAACCCAGCAACCTCAGACATATCTGGGAGACAGAGCTCTTCCACATCTCTTCAACTCGTCAGTGAAGCCATGGCCACCACAggtttgattatttatttcttatctTTTTGCATTGTTAAGGGTATAATAATAAATGGTTATGAACTCTACAGATTATCctcagttggaaaaaaaattaacctaATTTATGTCCGATTATTATGTGATATAATTTGGAGTAATAACATGTGCTGTTGTATTTTCCTACAAATCTGTATGCAGGTAGTTACCCTGCTGCATTGTTGCCACAGTGCCAATTTACTGCTGATGCACCATGGATCAGTGTTGTAACAAAGGAAGTTCTTTAGCATAAATTATACTCCTTACTGGGATGAACAAGTAAACAACACTAAGGATGTTAAGCACTTGTTCCTCTCAAACCGAGCAGCCTTTGtggcacagagaaaacagtgcTGAAGATATTTAAACTGCCAGCTCAGCCACTTGGGAGTGAGGACTCAGCAACATGCAAGCTGCATTATTGATGCTTGATATCCTAACAACCAGGCACAGGCTGTAGCACAAAATGTACTAAgatttggaaaataaatcactgcATTGGTCAAAAGTAGGAATTGtaagttttacagttttaccttACAATTGCTTAAACACAGCTATTACTTCTAGTATCTCTTTAAATCCCCAAATTTCAACACTTTTTACTATTCAAGCTGTggtttttctccctctgttctgctgctggCTTGTAACCCACTTCTTCATGGTGCATCTTTTTCTGCTGAGCAAAGATGCTGCATTGAGCTCCtctcagtggaaaaaaataaatcctcctGAGGAGTTGTGTAGCCAAGCCTGCAGACCTGAGGAGCTGCAAACCTTGCTGTCCATTGTGCTGGACTGAACAGACGGCCTTAAagcttatttctttctttggtgCTGCAGtaaatttcaagaatttcccttcagggataaataaaggaattctgattctgaaatttAACATCAGCATTTATTAGGCTTTATATCTGACTAGACTCTTTCTTTGCAGAAACTATGTTTCCAGACCGAAGTGACTTTGATTACGGTAAGATTTACATCAGCTActaattttgtaaaaaaaaaaaaaaatcaaaagcaccATGTTTAACATATCAACTTTTTCACTGCAGTATATTTTAAGACCATCAGAAACTGCTGGGTTTTCCTGTTTAAGTCCAGTCCGGTTTTGTCGTTTGTAGATTATGACACGCTGCGGACCACAGGGGTTATCCTTGCTGTTGTTATGTTTGTCTCTGGCATTTTAATAGCCCTGA
This sequence is a window from Scatophagus argus isolate fScaArg1 chromosome 9, fScaArg1.pri, whole genome shotgun sequence. Protein-coding genes within it:
- the LOC124064959 gene encoding FXYD domain-containing ion transport regulator 6-like isoform X1, which encodes MDLVVLVAFSSWLTPALGSAFGREVLASAADKDKDYDSAFHYDYESLRIGGLVFAVVLFLLGIALIVSRKCSCSKSDKSRPRGPDVESGVPRA